From a region of the Thermoflexus hugenholtzii JAD2 genome:
- a CDS encoding phosphoribosyltransferase gives MRFRDRREAGQRLAEALRDLEPEARAGQVVVLGIPRGGVVVAYEVARALEAPLDVVLAHKLGAPGNPELAIGAVAEDGTLWIDPLAVAELEIPPAYIEEETRRQQEELRRRAVRFRGLRPPVPVEGRTVVVVDDGIATGATMRVSLRSLRHRGAKRRIAAAPVAPPEMLPRVEAEADTVVVLYTPALFWAVGAFYEQFEQVSDEEVIALLEEAMAWGARS, from the coding sequence ATGCGGTTCCGGGATCGGCGGGAGGCTGGACAGCGGCTGGCGGAGGCGTTGCGGGACCTGGAGCCGGAGGCCCGGGCCGGACAGGTGGTGGTGCTGGGGATCCCCCGGGGGGGCGTGGTGGTGGCCTACGAGGTTGCCCGGGCGCTGGAAGCTCCCCTGGATGTAGTGCTGGCCCACAAGCTGGGCGCCCCGGGCAACCCCGAGCTGGCCATCGGGGCGGTGGCCGAGGATGGAACCCTCTGGATCGATCCCCTCGCGGTCGCGGAGCTGGAGATCCCCCCCGCTTACATAGAGGAAGAGACCCGCCGCCAGCAGGAGGAGCTGCGGCGACGGGCTGTCCGCTTTCGCGGGCTCCGCCCGCCGGTTCCGGTGGAAGGGCGAACCGTGGTGGTGGTGGACGATGGGATCGCCACGGGGGCGACGATGCGGGTGAGCCTGCGCTCGCTGCGCCATCGGGGCGCGAAGCGGCGGATCGCCGCCGCCCCGGTGGCGCCGCCGGAGATGCTCCCCCGGGTGGAAGCGGAAGCCGACACGGTGGTGGTGCTTTACACCCCTGCCCTGTTCTGGGCCGTCGGGGCCTTCTACGAGCAGTTCGAGCAGGTCTCCGACGAGGAGGTGATCGCGCTGTTAGAAGAAGCCATGGCCTGGGGGGCGCGCTCATGA